A window of Aeromicrobium duanguangcaii genomic DNA:
GCGCGGCGGGCGCGGGGTCGTGGACTCGACCTTGGTCCAGGCGTTGTCGCCGCCGACCTCGGCCGCGTCGATGCCCAGATCGGACAGGCTCCACTCTTCGACCGGCTTCTTCTTGGCGGCCATGATGCCCTTGAAGGAGGGGTAGCGAGCCTCGCCGGTCTGGTCGGTGACCGAGACGACGAGCTTGCCGGTGGCCTCGATCTGGTGCGTGGCGGCATCGCCGTCGCGGCGGATCTTGACCGTGTCGCCGTCGACCGAGATCTCGGAGGCGAACGTGATGGCCGGCAGGCCCAGGCGCTCGGCGACCAGCGTCGGCACGACGCCCATGCCGGCGTCGGTGGAGCCCATGCCGAAGAACACCATGTCGTAGTCGAGCTTCTCGATGGCCTTGGCCAGGATCAGCGACGTCGCGAAGGCGTCGGATCCGGCGATGGCGTCGTCCTCGACGTGGACACCGGCGTCGGCGCCCATCTGCAGGGCCTTGCGCACAGCGTCCGAGGCGTCGGCGGGGCCGACGGTCAGCACGGTGACCTCACCGTCACCGTCCTCGATGACCTGCAATGCCTGCTCGACCGCGTACTCGTCGAGCTCGGAGAGCAGTCCATCGACGTTCTCACGGTCGACAGTGTTATCAGCGTCGAACGT
This region includes:
- a CDS encoding electron transfer flavoprotein subunit beta/FixA family protein translates to MTKIVVAVKYVPDATADRTFDADNTVDRENVDGLLSELDEYAVEQALQVIEDGDGEVTVLTVGPADASDAVRKALQMGADAGVHVEDDAIAGSDAFATSLILAKAIEKLDYDMVFFGMGSTDAGMGVVPTLVAERLGLPAITFASEISVDGDTVKIRRDGDAATHQIEATGKLVVSVTDQTGEARYPSFKGIMAAKKKPVEEWSLSDLGIDAAEVGGDNAWTKVESTTPRPPRTAGEIVTDEGDGGTKLVEFLASKKFV